The window TGCGGCACACCGGCCATGGCATCGGCAATGTTTGAAAATAACCGGGCCATTTGCTCTTCGTCAAACAATTGGAACAAGGCACGAGGTTGCGTGAAGTCATCCAGCTCCTGACCCGCGCCGTCTTTTTGCGCATAACGATGTGCATCACCTTGCAAAGCCAAGGCAGGCTCTTTGTAACGTGCGTCTTCAAGCGGACCATTCACTGAATTTGGCTCGTAGTACGCGTCGGGTGAACCGCTTTGCTGCCCCATGAAATTCATTTGCCCATCTTTATGGTAGTGATGCACCGGGCATTTAGGCGCATTGACGGGCAAGGCTTCATAGTGCGTGCCCAAACGATAACGATGTGCATCGGCATAGGAAAAAACCCTCGCTTGCAGCATTTTATCCGGCGACCAGGAAATACCTGGCACCACGTTTGACGGCGAGAATGCCGCTTGCTCAATTTCAGCAAAATAATTATCGGGGTTACGATTTAACTCCAGCACACCAATCTCAATCACCGGGTAATCGCTGTGCGGCCATACTTTAGTTAAGTCAAAAGGATTGTACGGTGTTTTGTGCGCATCCGCTTCCGGCATAATTTGCACTTGCACCGTCCATTTCGGATAATCACCCTGTTCGATCGTACCGAATAAACTTTCTTGATAACTTTCTCGCGTTTTACCAATCACCTCACCAGATTCAGCATTCGTAAAATGACGATGACCTTGCTGCGTTTTAAAATGAAATTTCACCCAGAATCGCTCGCCCGCCTCGTTAATCAAGGAGTAGGTGTGCGAACCGTAACCGTTCATGTGCATGGGTGAAGCGGGTATGCCTCGATCAGACATTAAAATAGTCACCTGATGCAAAGACTCTGGCGATAAAGACCAAAAATCCCACATGGCTTTGGGTGAGCGTAAATTCGTTTTAGGGTGGCGTTTTTGTGTGTGAATAAAATCGGGAAACTTATACGGATCACGAACAAAAAACACGGGCGTGTTGTTCCCCACCAAATCCCAATTGCCCTCTTCTGTGTAAAACTTTAAAGCAAAGCCGCGCACATCGCGCTCAGCATCCGCCGCGCCCAACTCGCCGGCTACGGTTGAAAAGCGCGCCAGCATCGGCGTCTGGCTACCTGGCTGCAGCACTTTCGCTTTGGTGTACTGTGAAATATCACCCGTAATTTTCAAGGTACCATAGGCACCCCAACCTTTCGCATGTACCACACGCTCAGGAATGCGCTCACGATTTTGATGCGCAAGCTTTTCAATCAACTGATAATCTTGCAATAAAACGGGGCCTCGTTCACCGGCAGTGAGTGAGTTTTGATTATCGCCAATCGGCGCACCGGCTGTTGTGGTAAGCTGAGGTTTTTTTGTCATAATCACATTCCCTGGTTAGTCGACAATGCTTTGCAGTATCGCATAATTTTTAGCTAGCACAAAGCAGACGAAGAAACCCTTGCCACAGCAGCCAAGCTCATTTATCCTCTAACTTCCTTTTCTTCATTTCCCAACGAATTATGAATTATGCTAACGTCAAAAGCCGCGTGCTTTTGGGTGTCTGCGCGCATGCCGTCACCGTCGAAATCCATCTCACACCGGGTATTCCACGCTTTACCATCGTGGGCTTGCCGGAAACAGCCGTTCGCGAAAGCAAAGATCGTGTACTCAGTGCGCTCAACACCTGCGGCTTCAAACTGCCCGCTAAAAAAATTACTGTAAACTTAGCGCCCGCGGACTTACCCAAACAAGGCAGCCACTTCGACCTGGCCATCGCGCTGGGTATTTTAGCGGCCAATGAACAATTACCCCAAGCAGAGCTCGATCAATACGAATTCATTGGCGAGCTTTCGCTAAGCGGCGAACTCAAATTGCGTGACAATATGCTCGCGATTGCACTGGCCCACAAAGAAAACTTACCGATGATTTTACCCAGCACTGACGACCCTTCTGGCATTGTCTCTCGCTCCACCCTTTATGGTGCGGACCATCTAAACGCCGTGATCGCTCATTTAAAAAAACAAGCCACGCTTTCGCGCCTAGAAACACACAACACTTTGCTCGACA of the Gammaproteobacteria bacterium CG11_big_fil_rev_8_21_14_0_20_46_22 genome contains:
- a CDS encoding catalase, which encodes MTKKPQLTTTAGAPIGDNQNSLTAGERGPVLLQDYQLIEKLAHQNRERIPERVVHAKGWGAYGTLKITGDISQYTKAKVLQPGSQTPMLARFSTVAGELGAADAERDVRGFALKFYTEEGNWDLVGNNTPVFFVRDPYKFPDFIHTQKRHPKTNLRSPKAMWDFWSLSPESLHQVTILMSDRGIPASPMHMNGYGSHTYSLINEAGERFWVKFHFKTQQGHRHFTNAESGEVIGKTRESYQESLFGTIEQGDYPKWTVQVQIMPEADAHKTPYNPFDLTKVWPHSDYPVIEIGVLELNRNPDNYFAEIEQAAFSPSNVVPGISWSPDKMLQARVFSYADAHRYRLGTHYEALPVNAPKCPVHHYHKDGQMNFMGQQSGSPDAYYEPNSVNGPLEDARYKEPALALQGDAHRYAQKDGAGQELDDFTQPRALFQLFDEEQMARLFSNIADAMAGVPQEIVERQCQLFDKVDPAYGRGVREALKR